In Nicotiana tabacum cultivar K326 chromosome 2, ASM71507v2, whole genome shotgun sequence, the following proteins share a genomic window:
- the LOC142167901 gene encoding uncharacterized protein LOC142167901 gives MSLVRMRHKRAWMRRLRGASGRGWMRLCIVFHLMRLCSFVFGDRNAGGTLLLDFAKAFELVIANSSFPEREEHLVTFQNTVEKTQIDYLLLRRCDRGLCKDFKVIPSETLATQHRLLVMHVGIMMKRKKRTARDRLRIRWGALTKDKVHELEVRLSAMGAWRSSGDASDMWSTIADYIWEAAREVLGVLKSYAGRHKGD, from the coding sequence ATGTCGTTAGTGCGTATGCGCCACAAGAGGGCTTGGATGAGGAGGTTAAGAGGCGCTtctgggaggggttggatgagattgtgcATAGTATTCCACCTAATGAGATTGTGCAGCTTTGTTTTTGGGGATAGGAACGCAGGAGGTACTTTGCTGTTAGATTTCGCTAAGGCATTTGAACTGGTGATTGCTAATTCTAGTTTTCCGGAgagggaggagcatttggttacttttcagaATACGGTGgagaagactcagattgactatcttctCCTTAGGAGGTGCGATAGAGGGTTGTGTAAGGATTTTAAGGTTATCCCGAGTGAGACCCTCGCAACGCAGCATAGGCTCTTAGTGATGCACGTCGGTATTatgatgaagaggaagaagaggacaGCACGAGATCGACTGAggatcaggtggggagccttgactaaggataaagtTCATGAGTTGGAAGTGAGGTTATCGGCTATGGGAGCATGGAGGAGTAGTGGTGATGCGAGCGATATGTGGTCAACGATAGCGGATTATATATGggaggcggcgagagaggtgttggGAGTCTTGAAGAGTTATGCTGGCAGGCACAAAGGCGACTAG